A DNA window from Armatimonadota bacterium contains the following coding sequences:
- a CDS encoding PEP-CTERM sorting domain-containing protein → MRFIGLIAAAAMAAGASASFDLMLVQAATADAGGFYRVHRIDPENDVNLGSFQIGPQSMGLAASYARGEMYTLDINGNLRTWNYSTGTLKSIRNVGWSQVNDFALSANGNEIVSVHGNGELRIFNLDTNAVNASALGVVLNKVSTLGSNAFIGYSTVGHSLRRMLRTGNSAAVTTSEAVNNAITPANVSSIGVLSSAPYHFIYTGNSAGSTVGFNYGASVSNDLLLVGSFTSSFTLQNSVNYFTKSHLGLYTIGADSNSTGVRVNELDTAGYVIRTNVYSGIAGGARNAAIVLAPEPGSMIALGLGVAALLSRRRRKK, encoded by the coding sequence ATGCGATTCATTGGTTTGATTGCCGCCGCGGCGATGGCTGCCGGTGCGAGTGCTAGTTTTGATCTCATGTTGGTGCAAGCCGCAACAGCAGATGCTGGAGGTTTTTACCGCGTCCATCGAATTGACCCGGAAAATGATGTCAATTTGGGATCATTTCAGATCGGCCCACAAAGTATGGGTTTGGCCGCGAGCTATGCACGTGGGGAAATGTACACCCTGGATATCAACGGCAATTTGCGAACGTGGAACTATTCGACAGGTACATTGAAAAGTATTCGCAATGTCGGATGGTCGCAGGTTAATGATTTTGCATTGTCAGCTAATGGAAACGAAATCGTGTCCGTGCATGGTAACGGCGAACTACGAATCTTCAATCTCGATACTAACGCCGTCAATGCAAGCGCGTTGGGTGTTGTGCTCAACAAAGTATCCACTCTTGGCAGTAACGCGTTCATCGGTTATTCAACTGTAGGACATTCTCTCCGAAGAATGCTCAGGACTGGAAATTCTGCGGCGGTGACTACTTCGGAGGCAGTAAACAATGCCATTACTCCTGCAAATGTTTCTAGCATTGGTGTGCTTTCTTCCGCACCGTACCACTTCATCTACACCGGTAATTCAGCCGGTTCAACCGTTGGATTTAACTACGGGGCAAGTGTAAGTAACGATCTTCTTCTTGTAGGCTCGTTTACTTCATCATTTACACTGCAGAATTCGGTTAATTACTTTACAAAATCCCACTTGGGGTTGTATACGATCGGAGCAGATAGCAACAGCACAGGCGTAAGAGTGAATGAATTGGATACGGCTGGATACGTTATTCGCACAAACGTATATTCTGGAATAGCAGGTGGTGCGCGCAACGCGGCAATCGTCCTCGCACCAGAACCAGGATCCATGATCGCTCTCGGATTAGGAGTTGCAGCATTGCTCTCCCGCCGCCGCCGAAAAAAGTGA
- a CDS encoding DUF642 domain-containing protein, whose product MKGLLGFVFGVGFAGFAHANLIVNGGFEQGAWAPGGDNSMQLFGGSGAIMGWSVTGDEIAWIGSSNPYFVSPSEGQRFLDLAGYNNNGSPGGIQQTFATTIGQQYLLTFDHGASNLYGASKIVASAAGTTQSWTLTSGATNLWEGRSMVFTATSTSTTLSIAEDIQNVGGSVYQGVDNVSVVAVPEPSTILALSLGAVALLRRRKK is encoded by the coding sequence ATGAAGGGTCTACTTGGTTTCGTTTTCGGAGTCGGTTTTGCAGGATTCGCGCACGCCAACCTCATTGTCAATGGTGGCTTCGAACAAGGTGCTTGGGCACCTGGAGGAGATAACTCCATGCAACTGTTTGGAGGTTCTGGAGCAATAATGGGATGGTCAGTTACTGGTGACGAAATCGCTTGGATCGGTTCGTCGAATCCTTATTTCGTTTCTCCATCTGAAGGTCAACGCTTTTTGGATCTTGCAGGCTATAACAATAACGGCTCGCCAGGTGGCATTCAACAAACTTTTGCAACGACGATCGGCCAACAATATCTTTTGACATTCGATCATGGTGCAAGCAATCTCTATGGCGCCTCAAAGATAGTCGCTTCTGCGGCTGGTACAACTCAATCTTGGACCCTGACTTCTGGGGCTACAAACTTGTGGGAAGGTCGTTCGATGGTTTTTACAGCAACCAGCACTTCGACGACGCTTTCGATTGCTGAGGATATTCAAAATGTGGGTGGATCCGTTTATCAAGGTGTGGACAACGTGAGTGTTGTTGCTGTTCCGGAGCCATCCACTATTCTTGCTCTTTCGCTTGGCGCAGTGGCGCTCCTTCGCCGTCGAAAGAAATAG